The nucleotide sequence cttttcaaatcaaattattacattttcttttcgtAAACGACCGCGtttctttttatcaataattctgcttaaatttttatttttgcaaaatgtttgtattgagttaaaatttgaagaaaaatgtcttGTAGAAACATAAGGCGGGTATAGATTAAAGTGGGACAAATTCAGCTTCAAGAATGTTACAAATTTTTCGGAATCAGGTTAAAAgcttatttaagtttaaaaaatgttaaaaaataatgtctatagtctgtccgataaaaattggcagtacagGCCTTATGggagagctttttaaaaatcagtggcGCGCTATTTTCTACACCATACCCAATTGAAGGAAActcctttaaaaagtttaataaaacaccCATGAATTTTCGATGGCATCCAACGTAGATCCCACAACGACCTACCTGGCACACACTTGAGCATGAGCATGCACCAGGGTCCCCAGATTGAGGGGAAAAGCGCCACTTTTGCtgattttatattgaaaaagggGAAATTTCGGGACAAGCTTAAAAAAAGGggaaacaatttataaaaggggataaaacacaaaatattttaaatacatttgttcattaaaattaaatattaaaacgtaatttcattataaaatattaaattgcattaaaaaagaaaaacttcaatCGTAAATTTCccatttaaatttgaatctaAAAATAGTCCATGTAATGCCCCAATTACAATTTTGAGTTTCTGAACGCTTTCTTTCGTTTTGACGTTTATCCATATAACAGAATAcatcgtttttattttcatctctttcatcgaaaaattttaaacaagcgGTAGCAAAATgggtaatttaataatttttcttaatatctaCTTACATATATATCCTTACATGcgcttattatttatttatgtagataAAAGAAGAAGAGTATGCTTCTCAAATTCAAGTTCAagtgaagaagaaataaaagcaaactcaaaaaataaatacttaaagcaATGGGAATTATTGCCCGAATTCAGGGGCTGGCTATGCCAGGAGGAAAAAGAATCTgcagcatcaacatcagctGTTCGGGCATTTTGCAAAGTGTGCAAAATTGCTCAAGTCGCCAAAAAATCCGAGCTGCAAAAACACGCCAAGACTCAAAAGCATATTCGAAATGCCAGCCTCCTGTTAACTAACAAGCAGCCTAAAATGTCCTCTTTCTTAAGTAAGCCCAGTGATGTTCAAGTAAAAGAGGCTGAAATAAAACTTTGTGTATTTGCTGCTGAGCACAATATTCCTTTCATTGCTTTTGACCATCTGACTGCACTTCTCAAGAAAATATTTACTGACTCGGAAACAGCAAAGAACATGACCTTATGCAGCACCAAGGCAACGTGTATAATAAGAAATGTAACTGGAGAGTTTGGTTTGcgtaaattaatttcaattttaaaaaatcaagtctTCAGTATTATTATTGATGAGTCAACAACTATcgattctaaaaaaaaccttgTTGTTATTTGTAGATATGTTGTTGATCTACAAAAAGTGAAAGTTTTTTGGCTTTAATAGAAGTTCCTGAGGCGAACGCAAGAACACTGTTCGAgaaaattatagatttttttaaatcgaatgaaataccatttgaaaaaaatttggttgCATTCGCTTCAGATGGTGCAAGTGTGATGGTTGGGAAAAATAAATCTGTTTCCAAATATTAAAAGGACATCATCCCAGACTTGTTTGTGATGAGATGCGTTTGCCATTCTTTTCATATTGTGGCCAGTAATGCATTACGATTCATACCTGACGAAGTTGAAATCTGCTGTCGGGAAATATACGCCCATTTCAATTGTAGTGCAAAAcgtcaaaacattttaaaagaatttcaagaattttgtaATGTTAAACCACACAAAATGCTTCATCCTTCACAAACAAGATGGTTGTCTCTTCATGCAGTCATTAAAAGACTGATTGAACAATATAATGCATTGCTTTTGTACTTTGCTGGAACATATTTAGAGGACACACTTAATAAAAAACAGTGTGAAAAGATTTATCGAATATTGGAAAAACCATCCACTATACTatatctagattttttgaacttttttttgcctttatttacaaaattgaatataGAAATGCAATCTGACGatataaaaattcatattttatacgATCGGATAGAACTAACACTGAAAACAATAGCCGATtgcttcttaaaaaaagaatatttaaatagtttaccaaatatttttttaataaatttgaacaatATAGAAAACTTTGAATCTTtgggaaatttgtatttgggTCCGCAGTTGTGTTCAAAATTGGAAGATTCAGTTTTAACTGAAAGCGAAATGTCTGATTTTAAAGATAACTGTAGAAACTTTCTCATTAAGTCGTGTAAAGAGATAATTAAACGTTTTGACTTTTGTGATGAAGGTGAAGTTTTTAAACTTCTAAAATTTGTCAGCCCAGCAtctctcaaaaacaaaacttttagttCACTTGGACCTCTgtccaaatatttttccaacgTTTTTTCAGAAGGCGAATGGAATGAACTTGACCTCGAATATCGATCccttcgaaatttaaatttaatagataTTTCCACTGAAAATGTTCAGCAGTtctggaaaaatgttttaaatataaagttcGGCGACGAAACTGAAATGTTTCCGCATATgaagaaattaatttcgtttatcTTTTGTCTTCCACATAGTGGAGCGGGGGCCGAAAGATTATTCTCAGCAGTCAACTTAAACAGGACTAGGCTTAGAAATAAGCTTCAGAATCCCACATTAAGTGGAATTCTATTCACAAAAGCTCTTGTTAAGAGAAATAAATGTGTAgattttgaagttgaaaaagACTGTGTTAAtttacataacaaaaatatgtacaaaaactaAAGACTAATatgattattatattattataagctACCTATTTACATCCTTTGAATTTTTGTGATACctacaacttttttatttgtaatgaaGATgttacgtttttgtttttgtttgaaaaaaatactatatacctacctatgtaCAAATATTACTAATGTATAATATtactaattatttaaataaaaactgtttagaaacaaatacttttaatttttttatttatgcgagtatataatgaacattttatttaggGGGAAAAAAAGGAAGTATATTATTTGCGTAGATTCTTGTGCCGGGCGGTAGGTTTGTTCATTTTGCGAGTTATTTTTGTGcattattgtaataattttgttgtgctgttgttgttctattgttgtgtggtttgttttttagtgttgtgtctttgttgttttgtttgtatattattatctttatgattttgtggtgttgtttgtattttattgttgtgttgtgcaaattaaaaatggctTCAACATCAACAGGCTCAAAGGACTTGAGTgccgacaaaaaaaagaaatagttgaGGCGACAAAAGCTATTTCTAAGAACCTGCAAAGCAAAACCGAGGCTGTAAAGCaggttgttgatattttttctgtATCTGAACGAACAGTATACAGACTTCTGAAGGAAAACAGCACCAAAGGCCACAACTCaccaccaaaaaagaaaaaccaatctggtcgcaaaattaaaattgatgattttgataaatgtgCAATTAGACAAATAGTtcaccaatttttttcaaataatgaatTACCGACGCTTGACAAAATCCTGAATGAGGTAAAACTTAAtgtcaacatcaacaaaatcaGCAGGTCTTACTTGCACacgattttgacaaaaaatcttGGCTTTAAGTTTGCCAGTCGCCAGCGAAAAAGTGTATTATTAGAAAGAAATGACATTATCGCCTGGAGAAGGCGATACTtgcgtgaaataaaaaaacttaggGAACAAAACCGCAAAATATATTACACTGATGAAACTTGGCTAAACGAAGGgcacacaaaagaaaaagtttggCAAGATCCGTCCATATTAACACCTCGGCAAGCTTTCACGGAAGGTTCATCAACAGGTTTGCGTGCACCATCGGGAAAAGGGAAGAGGCTTATAATAACGCACATAGGAAGCTCTACAGGTTTCGTAGATGGCGGACTCCTATGTTTCGTTTCTGGAAGCAGTGGTGATTATCACGAAGATATGAACGCCGACGTTTATGAAAAGTGGTTTAAGGAAACACTTACGTGCCTGGATCCCAACTCAGTTATTGTCCTGGATAACGCATCATATCATTcacgaaagaaaaacaaagctccaactacagcaacaaaaaaaaacgacataAAGATTTGGCTCCGGTCAAACGATATTTCTTTCGAGGATGATATGGTGAAGGCAGAGTTGTTGAGCATTGTTAAGCACCATAAAACCAGGTATGAAACATACGTCGTTGACGATATGGCCCAAGCTGCAGGACACGAAGTGCTTCGCTTGCCTCCTTACCACTGTGAGCTGAATCCAATAGAATTGGTTTGGGCTCAAGTAAAAGGATTCGTGGCAAGTCGAAACAAGTCGTTTAAGATGACAGAACTAAAAGGCCTTTTCGAAAGTGCAATACAAAACGTGGACGCTGAAAAATGGCATTGGTGTGTCCAACACGTTGAGCAGGTGGTTGAGCCAAAAATGTGGGAAATGGACGTTTTTTCGGAAGATGCTGTGGAAAGCCTCATCATAAATTTAGATGAAGAGAGCAGCAGCAGTAACTACTCTTCggattaaaatgtatatatgtatatgtaaatattatgaaacatgaattgttatttatttttgttatgcttgtttattttattttttttgttatcttaatatttatgaatacatttttttgtttgttttttatcaaaaagggATTAGGCCTACTGGGGATACCCTTCAAAAACGCGCCATTTATCTTACCTCTTGGTGGTGtggaaaaagataatttttatttcattttcatatataattatgatcaaaatgaaatttgaatgtaaaaaagaagaatggtaaccctgcagttattttttttagctttttaaaattcaaaatgcgcATTACGGCAACCCTGTAAGAACTTTTTTGAGAAAGGTACTTATGTGTAGGAAAAGAGTGCGAACGAGATGCAGATATCCCTATCTTCCctgtactgccaatttttatcggaCAGACTATAGTACCCAAATGATTTAATAGTAATTTGCACTTGATTACTTTGGACTTTTAACGCATccttacaataattaaaaaaaattttcatttttatcatcAGCAATGCGAGAAGAAATGGGAACTTACGTTACAAATTTAACACGAACTAGGTGTCTGAAAAAtcttggaaattattttttctatatcaGAACTTAGGATCCTTAATACCTTATCATGAGCGAAACAGTCTACTTCCTCAAAGATGTTATCCTGCTTTCCACAattggaatttaaaatattctgaaATCACCATAACttaagtaaacggtgattttttaagagcttgagaactttaaaaaaaaaaaaaaacgcataaaatttgcaaaatctcatcgattctttatttggaacgttagattggtccatgacatttactttttgaagataatttcatttaaatgttgaccgcggctgcgtcttaggtagtcctttcggaaagtccaattctgggtaactttttcgagcatttcggccggaatagcccgaatttcttcggaaatgttgtcttccaaagctggaatagttgctggcttatttgtgtagactttagacttgacgtagccccacaaaaaatagtctaaaggcgtcaaatcgcatgatcttggtggccaacttaccggtacATTCCtagagatgaattgttctccgaagttttccctcaaaatggccatagaatcgcgagctgtgtggcatgtagcgccatcttgttgaaaccacatgtcaaacaagttcagttcttccatttttggcaacaaaaagtttgttagcattgaacgatagcgatctccattcaccgtaacgttgcgtccaacagcatctttgaaaaaatacggtccaatgattccaccagcgtacaaaccacaccaaacagtgcatttttcgggatgcatgggcagttcttgaacggcttctggttgctcttcactccaaatgctgcaattttgcttatttacgtagccattcaaccagaaatgagcctcatcgctgaacaaaatttgtcgataaaaaagcggatttttgccaacttttctagggcccattcaatgaaaattcgacgttgtggcagatcgttcggcttcagttcttgcacgagctgtattttatacggttttacaccaagatctttgcgtaaaatcttccatgtggtcgaataacacaaacccaattgctgcgaacggcgacgaatcgacatttcacggtcttcagcaacactctcagaaacagacgcaatattctcttctgtacgcattcgtgtggttggtttaatgtccattaaagtaaactgagtgcgaaacttggtcacaatcgcattaattgtttgctcacttggtcgattatgtagaccataaatcggacgtaaggcgcgaaacacatttcgaaccgaacactgattttggtaataaaattcaatgatttgcaagcattgctcgttagtaagtctattcatgatgaaatgtcaaagcatactgagcatctttctctttgacaccatgtctgaaatcccgcgtgatctgtcaaatactaatgcatgaaaatcctaacctcaaaaaaaatcaccctttatatattgGCAGTCAATAAAGCGACAACTTTATATCGAAGTAAAAATTTGTCTCTTAGATATAATCTTTAACCTAAATGTTCTCTaggatatttttcaatatttttttaaaggcagGGTTGGTTTTATTTACTATGTACTGTACTGTAGACCTACGAGAGATAAGTAAAGTTAAGTGTTATTAAGGGAAGTTTTAATGAAAGCCAGTGTGTCTGAGTTTATGGTGGTTGAAGGTGTTAGGTGAATTACTTAACTACTTTtaagagaaaattcaaaatgtatctTATCTTTAAGGAAAAATACGTGACCTTGGTAAAAAACTCTGGTAAGTGAATAATTGGAACATAATTAAGAATTAATTGAAAGATGGTACGTTATCCGCCATGGAACCAAGAAAAATTACTTCTTATTTCGTCATAACATAAAATTACTTTgcatttttgacaaaaagtaaATGTATGGCCATTACTCTTATTTTGACACATCTAACGATTGTTAACGtcaaataggaagttaatgtaattatcgaattgaaaattttgacatttttcgacgtttcaaggcccctagagctaaataaaagatttttagaaagatgtctgtgcgtgcatttGTACGTACCttcgtacgtttgtacgttcgcGGCGTTTtctcgttgtccatagctccagaaccagaagagatattgacttcaaataaatttggttttacagataataaggcagaaagattcagaaagggctctcaagaaaattgcgtggggaaatagttaaatttgaaaatctgtttttttttttttaatggatttttaatcgaaaacaaatttttaccaacattagcatttcttaaattttataaattgtatagatgaaattaatttgagagatatcaagagctgataacattaatttgagtactatttcttgtagattatattttttatgaagaaacggaTTCatgttaaatattcttttaagtttttatttttttgtaaaaaaaactatgaattctatttttctcaaagtttgtccgaatgttgaaagcaGTATTTCttattagtaaaaattagttggcaGCTATACAGGCCTGTTCTGCTATTCATCGGAgggaattttaattgaattttcgctaatcattattctgctattcattcgaagtgaatctgtgtatgtcggtaatgtcggtaatactgcgctgTATTCTTCTATTCAATGCTTTCAGCATTCACTCTATACAATTCAGATTCTcatataaaatgcagcggaATGTTAAATTGATGTCTGCTCAATTTAGAATATTGgtttcataaataaaagaatattaacatttttaggggcAGGAAGAAACGTTTTAACATTTCTCTAAAGCTTTTTGttttaggattctcttattcctctacttacaattggaataaaaagacaaatactgcccattttcaaaaattacacaaaatattctGTTTAGCTGGGTtgatcaaacttaatttatccaacattcccaagatttttagatgaacagctgtttttttaatgtcaaattggtttgggataatgtagttcaatcgaaggatagcagaatgcaaaggcggTATGAAAGGTAATCGAATGggtgaatgaatgaatgaatatttgatccacgtgaatagcagaaaaGGGCTgataaactcaaattttgaaaagatatttgagtcgaaaatcaatttttaccaacttttgttgaattttcttttaatttatttttttttttaaatgtcaattggatttttttcaaaattttactgaatgttgacaacagtgTTTTTTATGTGCAAACTATATTAATAtaccaaagttttgaaaagatatttgagccgaaaatcaatttttaccaaattttattattttttttgtttaggttttatttttggtaagaaaactgtcaattcgatttttctcaaaatttgtccgaatgttgaaaacaatatttcttataaagaaaaactagttagaagccataatctcaaagttttgaaaagaaatttgagccgaaaatcaatttttaccaacttttattaatttttttgtttaggtttttactttttgtaaaacaaaactgtcaattcaatttttctcaacatttttttgaaagtggaaaacaatatttcttataagttaaaataagtttaaagacttaatctcaagttttttaagagatatttgagtcgaaattcagtttttaccaactttgagtgattttttttaggttcttagtttttaacaaaaaactgtcaaatagattttaacattaacattattcATCTgttgcacaaaatagttttggagacacatttttttcagtttttttatttataaaaaaaaacgttacttggatttttttccaaaaatattcttctttggtatcacgttacaatatataatataaaatttaattcaagtctctagcgtcattagttcatgtgatattttatttaagattaaccaaaatgttcaccatatttttaaactgctatggtaaaaaaaaaacacccacgcaattttcttgagagccctttctgcatctttctggctTGTTTtccgtataacaaaatttatttgaattcgatatctcttctggtttttgggttatggacaacgaaaaaaacgtcgcgtacgtacggacgtacgaacatacgtacacacgcacgaatagatggttttttaaaaatcttttatttcgactatagggaccttgaaacgtcgacaaatgtcaaaatttttaatctgACAGTTCAgattcattacaataacttcctgtggaaaggtaaaaacaaactgaaaaaatattgtcacctcgaaaattttatgaaacaattttttgcaacgaagacttaagttttttcaaaaacttgagattatggctttaaacttattttatcttagaagaaatattgttttcaacattcggtaaaattttcagaaaaatcgaaaggccaatttttttacaaaaaaaaaaaaaaacaaaaaaaaatatgctaaaacttggtaggtaacaatttactttcgatttaaatagcttttcgaaaattaaaaatattgtcttcaaactttttatttcacggaatataatgttttcgatatttagcagtttttatataaaaataaaaactacaaaaaatagtacgcaaatttggtacaaattgatgttcggttgtTGATAcccctcaaattaattttattcattttttttttatttaagaaatgctactaaaattggtaaaaatctgttttcgacgaaaaatctattaaacaaaactgtagtacccgtagtcccttgttagtgatgaaggttgagcttcagctcatcttcaattcaatacaaaataaaaagtcagcaggtgtcgatggtgtatccaacgttgtactgagacatttaccgacggaagcaattgacatttacaccacactcttcaataatgcatattatccagtgcattggaagaccgctgtggttcatcctctcccgaaaaagggaaaggacaactccaacccgtcaaatcttcggcagataagtcttcttctgagcatcagcaaagttttcgaaaaaaatcattaatagggctctgactaagtgggctgcggacaacaaaataattcccgataaacagttcgggttcaaggcgggtcatgacacaattcatgctgcgtctaaactcgtttctgatatccaatggaataaatcaaaacaacaatgcacaggtgctgtcctggttgatttggaaaaggcctttgacaccgtatggttagagggtctttacctaaaactgagcaggcttggcataagcaaaacattgttgtatatactttatgatatgcttaacggtagaaagtttgttgtcaaaagtggcaatgtaacttctaccacaacattctcaattaaaaatggtcttcaacagggagcggtgaattcgccgattctcttcaacatttacaccagcgatctgagaggtagtcttacaaaggcaattgcgtagccgacgatctaattgcgtaaagaacagcccgaaaggttgaggtcattaaaattctcttgcagcgtgatttcgacaagattcagcgatattgtgacgactggaaactgaaaataaatgtccagaagtcggagacagttctgttccggactccttTGGCTAAGGCCTAAAGgtatacgtgtaagaattggcgcaagatggtcatcgttgatcttcacgggcagccattatagagcaaaagtgtagtgaagtatctcggtatctggttagatcagtatttatatttcgacagacatataaatgctgctctgaccagggccagaggaaccttcgctctgacgaaacggctgttttctagcagtcggcttgaccccagagtgaaggtaatttgttaCATGGCCGTCATAcagccgatgatcgtttatggttgtcctgtgtggttcaacgttgccccttcccagatggagaagtttcgggtgttcgagcggcagtgtttacgacgctgcgctgtaccggcttatatgggacagccgagtcttcttatgtgcattactatttcaACGAGGTCCTTATACAACGGGACTCGAATcacaattgacaatttcgtgttaaaacaatttaattttctgggcgttctatccgaacgacgagtattttgagagtgcacgcttgagcggcttcattccatcAGAGGCATAcatctttttagatagatgcggtctaaGAAaagttttcacgggtactgcctcttgcgattaattgacaaatcctccaagagtaattcttgtcatgaaaagtgctttctcaaaattagccctTCGGATTCCCAATATAaaccttccatctctgacaacattactcgcacacaggaatggttgggagttgtaagttactaggccctggttcttcatggactgctgcgccacctaatttagtttttatttagattttcaaactaaactatttctttatatgaaaaatattgttggtacttttaaaatttttgagaattgttcaactgacaacttttttaaaccaacacgaaaaactacaaacttttaagcaagacaaatagacagacgggatgggaagttatcaatgtcagcctcttttttaaaaagtttggttTAGTATTGTAACATGAACAGACTGACGTCTGAACAACACTccttaatttagaaaataagttttcaaaatcatGGTTCTCCATCCACCAAAACTGACTGTTTAGTGTGCTTTGTGAGTTAGTGGAATAATTGGTatgtacttctttaaaaacgttGTTGACCAGACCATTAAAATTAATGGTTACCGCTATAGAGCCTTGATCACTGACCTCTCCCTTAATAGATTTAACAATCAACATGTGCAGGAGGTTTCAACAAAGCGGCGGAACATTTCATAGGGCATGTttcacaattgatttattgaaggaagGAAGGTTACCGAAAAATTTCACGTTACGGACCCATAAATTGTGCGATTTAAGGCCGCTCTGCCGACACCTAAcaattttctgtttcttttccatttcaaagttttatccctctaaaaattcattaaaaaggaaacatctttaattttagatctattcgaaataattttgtacTCGTCAAAGGGCGTTTTCATAGAGAATTATTAAAGTGGTGATTTTTGTATCTACAGTTTAAGGCTTGTTTCATTCATAGTCAATTTCCAAGCTGTGTTTAGTAGAACCGCTTCAATTGACAGGTCAAGTATACTGTTATATTTCCAAACTTGTTATTCCatgccgaaaaaaagtaagaaaaaacaaattttttttaataagaaatcaaagaaagaaatttataaCATTCTTTAATATTGTAGATgaacaacaaagaaaatatgaaaCGCGAAAAGAAAATTGGTCGCAGTCAGAGAAGGAACTTTTACGGGAGTTGATTCGGCGGCACATCAACATTGTCGAAGATAAGAGAAATGATGTCAAAATGATAACAGTATAGAATGCATCTTAGTCCGATATCAACAGCAATGATGGCTATAATAGAACCGTACAAAAATTGAAGGAGCAGTGGCATCGGGTAAAAGTTGCAGCCTAAAGAAGCATTTCTGGAATGAAGAAAGCTCTGAAAGTCACTGGCAATTTGGTTGAAGTTTGAGAACCACACAAGGAGTACTAAATCGTGCAGAACATGATTAAGGAAAAATTTAAGGAGTACTCACTTTTAATGGACAGTAACAGGggcttcaaaatttaatttctagaTGAAAGTACATCTTTTGTAGAAATCCTTGTCGCTTAATTCAAATGGATTGAActatgttttgtatatttttctttttctttttggcatATTTTGCAGATCACCAAATAACTCAAACTTCTAACACATCCATACATTCTTCAATTACCGTATCAATCGACATTTTTCTGGACAACAAGTTAACGTACGTATTTACTTTTTAagcttttcaattcaaaaacaaacatcaaatataattaaacaCAGCATTTCCTATGTTTACAGTAAGACCACAGGCTAAGCCCTAAAATTGGACTTGCTTAGTAACAAGTCAGAAAGGGCTTAGCATTTATGAATATGCTCCATTGTGTTCATTCAGTATTTTGCGTAGTACAAATCCTCAAAATTAACAGCCAAGTCTCTAAATTGTCCATGTTTCAAGATGGATtcttttgaaagtttaattacCCAATAACATTTGAATTGATCAATTCATCATAATGTTTCACCcatttctaattaatacaatttatatcataaaatacaattcattacatgaaaaaaaaataaaacccaatatCTACCTATCTTCCATTCGA is from Eupeodes corollae unplaced genomic scaffold, idEupCoro1.1 scaffold_781, whole genome shotgun sequence and encodes:
- the LOC129953478 gene encoding uncharacterized protein LOC129953478 isoform X2 — its product is MDKRRRVCFSNSSSSEEEIKANSKNKYLKQWELLPEFRGWLCQEEKESAASTSAVRAFCKVCKIAQVAKKSELQKHAKTQKHIRNASLLLTNKQPKMSSFLSKPSDVQVKEAEIKLCVFAAEHNIPFIAFDHLTALLKKIFTDSETAKNMTLCSTKATCIIRNVTGEFGLRKLISILKNQVFSIIIDESTTIDSKKNLVVICRYVVDLQKVKVFWL
- the LOC129953478 gene encoding uncharacterized protein LOC129953478 isoform X1; protein product: MRCVCHSFHIVASNALRFIPDEVEICCREIYAHFNCSAKRQNILKEFQEFCNVKPHKMLHPSQTRWLSLHAVIKRLIEQYNALLLYFAGTYLEDTLNKKQCEKIYRILEKPSTILYLDFLNFFLPLFTKLNIEMQSDDIKIHILYDRIELTLKTIADCFLKKEYLNSLPNIFLINLNNIENFESLGNLYLGPQLCSKLEDSVLTESEMSDFKDNCRNFLIKSCKEIIKRFDFCDEGEVFKLLKFVSPASLKNKTFSSLGPLSKYFSNVFSEGEWNELDLEYRSLRNLNLIDISTENVQQFWKNVLNIKFGDETEMFPHMKKLISFIFCLPHSGAGAERLFSAVNLNRTRLRNKLQNPTLSGILFTKALVKRNKCVDFEVEKDCVNLHNKNMYKN
- the LOC129953479 gene encoding uncharacterized protein LOC129953479; this encodes MNILFRGKKRKYIICVDSCAGRLKGLECRQKKEIVEATKAISKNLQSKTEAVKQVVDIFSVSERTVYRLLKENSTKGHNSPPKKKNQSGRKIKIDDFDKCAIRQIVHQFFSNNELPTLDKILNEVKLNVNINKISRSYLHTILTKNLGFKFASRQRKSVLLERNDIIAWRRRYLREIKKLREQNRKIYYTDETWLNEGHTKEKVWQDPSILTPRQAFTEGSSTGLRAPSGKGKRLIITHIGSSTGFVDGGLLCFVSGSSGDYHEDMNADVYEKWFKETLTCLDPNSVIVLDNASYHSRKKNKAPTTATKKNDIKIWLRSNDISFEDDMVKAELLSIVKHHKTRYETYVVDDMAQAAGHEVLRLPPYHCELNPIELVWAQVKGFVASRNKSFKMTELKGLFESAIQNVDAEKWHWCVQHVEQVVEPKMWEMDVFSEDAVESLIINLDEESSSSNYSSD